TCTTTAAGGCAAGCACTATTAAAAGCAGAAAAGGAGATAATATCATAGAACTATAGCACTGAAAGGGACCGAACCATATCTAACTAGCCCCCCTGTCTCAAGGCAAAAATGGTGTATTCATAGCCTTCAGTTTCAGTTAAGCTTGCTTGTTAAGGATGTGTTGCCTGATTCCAGATCAGCTGCTGCCTTTGAGAGCAGAACCCTGACACACCATGTATTTTTCATGTTGTGTTCTGGGGCCAGCCTATATTAGCTTGAGCCAGGCTGAATTGTCCATTCTGGAAATGAAAGTATTCTTACAGGCTTTCATCCAAAAGAACGGATTTAAGCTGTGGAGGATCAGCATTTATATGAGCAATTTAtgaattaaaaatgcattataactgGCCAGAAAgtcaaacatagaatcatagaatcacaaattagtagagttggaggggacctataaggccattgagtccaatcccctgctcaatgcaggaatccaaattaaagcatacagaaCAGGTggttgtctagctgcctcttgaatgcctccagagttggagagcccaccacctccctaggtaattagttccattgccatactgttctaaccgttaggaagtttttcctgatattcagtcaaaatctggcttcctgtgacttgagcccattattctatgtcctgcactctgggatgattgagaagagatcctggcccttctctgtttGACAACCTTttgagtacttgaagagtgctagtatagctccctcagtcttctcttctcaaagctaaacatgcccagttctttcaatctctccttatagggctttgtgtccactcccctgatcattcttgttgccctcctctgaacctcttccattttgtctgcatccGTGCTGTATCCAGAACTGtaggcagtactcaagatgaggcctaaccagtgccgaagcGAGGGGAACTAGAACTTCAGGTTATTTGGAAGCTATAATTATGCTAATACAGCTATCAGATTATTCCACTTTGCATCCAGATGAGTTTTGACTATGTGATGAGGAGTGCACAACTTTCTGCAATTTATTTTCATGTGAGTTAGTCCTTAGTCTTAGATTTTTTTCTACTGTCACTGGAAACAGTTCTCAAAGAGCACTTGCTGAGGGAGAGTTCCCTTAtgccaggagtgaggaacctgtgaatccagatgttattgggctctaactctcatcagcccagaaTAGCCagtgggcaaggatgatggaagttggtccagccacatctggagggcccctggTTGCCTATTCTTGCCTTACACCTTTAATAACTCAGAAGCAAAACCATGGACCAAAACATAAGATTGAGACTTCAATCCTATACCTAGCTTCTTGGAAGTAGGCCCCATTGACCTCATTTGGACATATCCTGAGTAGACCGGTGCAGGATTGCCCTGTGAATGGATGAATCTTAACTCATCTCACTTTACCCAAAAGGTGTAAGAAATAAAACTTCAGATGATGGGCTTCTGGAATAACAGAGACATAGATATGCATGACACTTTTTGGGTGGATAAATTCAGGGACTTTAATTGTGGAAACCTAAATGTCCAgtatgtgtttgaatccctcCTCCAAAatagtctggaggcacccaggAAGTCATCCCGTGCTTATTTGAAGTCTACAGTAATAATTGTCAGTACCCTGTGAGAACTGGAAACAACCCAATTGTTATGCAGAAAAGCTTTCAGGGCAGTATGCATGCACCCATGGGATTTCCCCCttttaatccttacaacaaccctataaggcgAAAGATAGTAACTGGCCCAGATTAACAAAAGAACATcataagacccctgctggatcgggccagcggcccatctagtccagcgttctgttctgacagtggccaacacGATtcgtatgggaagcctgcaagcaggacctgagtgcagcagcactcccTCCACCTGTGTttgtcagcaactggtattctgccTCCAACACCGGAGGTACAATAAAGCCATCATGGACAGTAGCCTTTGATTGGTTAGTAGTAAGAATGGGGGtcaaatgtgattcagtttgcatttataggtgaacctatgtaattcacactttttgaaataacacataaacacagccatcctttgaaatctgcacttctctgagttTTAAAATGCAGTTTTCCTGCCAAgtcttgtgtacaaaaatgcatatactagggtaaagtatgcataaacaaATGCATCCTTAGGGTGCTGGTTCATTTCCAGCTCAGAGGACAGTATGTTGTGAAGTTCTTGCAGCCCAgcagtggagcatctgctttgcatgcaggaggtctcaggttcaatgcTTAGcatcagttagggctgggaatgggcctttctcaaaccctggagagccactgccagtcagtgtagacaatgctgagctagatggaccaatgatctgattcagtataaggcaggttctgaTGGTCTCTACAttccatatattagtgaaaatagcatacaaaaatgcattatgtaagggggaattgctttacaaaaaaaaagggaCATAGGGaaaactgcaaaaaagaaaagaaattagtactaaaatgttgctgaactttttttaaaaattcacaaaataatgtggaaatgtggagaactgaatttaagataggaaaactaggaaacagagagaaaccaaaattaacaagatttgcccatccctagttagtCGCCATTAGTTGCTTCAtgtgcttcatggttgagtggggatctgaatccAAACCTCCCTGGAGGAGGCTAAATACTTCATCCAGACTGGCTCTTTTGGTGCCATGCCTTGGATGCTTTTTGGTGGAAAGGTGACTTAGAAAAATTGGGAGAAATGAAATGATACACCCCTTATTTTAAAGAAATCAACTTAAATTTATACAAAATTTTGAATGTTTAGAATTAGCCTTCTGCTTTTGACTGTTCTAACCATTCATCCATTggttggtttatttgtatgccgctttttgGCCAAGGCTCCCAAAGCAGTGAGAATAATacagaaaaatatataataaaatgacAGAAAACACAAATTGAgaagtacaatacaataaatcaataaaaatataaaataaccatttgttcatttgtttatttgtatactgttttttcttcccttttaatCCTTTCAACAACCCTGTAATGCTGTGCTGGTCCTCCTAGATGCAGCCTCCACATGAGAACTGGACCTTTGTACAAGAGTTTGTCATGATGGGCTTCACAGGCATCAAGGAGGGACACTTGCCTCTTTTTGGCTTCTTCCTGGTCATGTACTTGCTGACCCTGACAGAAAATAGCATCCTGGTCCTAGTGGTGGCGAGGGAAAGGCGCTTGCACACGCCCATGTACTTCTTTCTCATCCACCTTTCATGCTTGGACATCTGGTACACCTCACTCACTGTGCCCAACATGCTGGTGGGCTTTGGATCCCCTGGTAGTAGGATTATCTCCTATTCTGCCTGCCTGACCCAACTTTACCTCTTCACTTTCTTGGGCAGCACTGAGTGCTTCTTGCTAGCAGCCATGGCCTATGACCGCTACGTGGCTATCTGTGTGCCGCTGCGTTACCAAGAGATGGTAGGTCGAGATACTTGCCTGCTTCTGGCAGCTGGTTCATGGCTGACGGGGTTCCTCACTCCTGTGTTGCCCATCTGCTTCATGTCCCAGTTGACTTTTTGTGGTCCCAATGTCATAGACCACTTCTTCTGTGATGTTTCCCCTCTCCTTGTTCTCTCACGCACTGACGTTTCCCTGAAGGAGACAGTTGACTTCCTGGTCTCCCTGGTTGTGCTCCTGGTTTCCTCCTTTGTCATCGTAGTGTCATATGTTCGCATTATCACCACAGTGCTGAAGATCCACTCCTTAGGAGGGCGCCGCTGTGCCTTTTCAACCTGTACTGCCCACTTGACAGTGGTGTCTATCTTCTATGGGACACTTTTCTTCATGTATGTCTGTACTAAGGTAGCCTCTTCTGTCAACCTCAACAAGGTGGTGTCAGTTTTTTATGCAATAGTGACCTCTGTGCTCAACCCCCTCATCTACAGCCTTCggaattcagaagtgaagggggCCTTATATAGAGTTATTTCCAAGAGAAAGTAGGTTGCAATGTGACACAAGGCATGACTCAAGCCTTCAAACTGATTTTGGAGTGCTGGAGGGAGATTTTGCAGAATTATCCATTCCTATCTAACTCAAAACCAGCCTCTGCTTCTTTTTTCTCCTGGTTTTATAAATAGGGTACGGGATTGGATCTTGTGGTTCAAATCCCAGTTTAGCCAAGGGGTCACAAGAAAGTTGTTACCTTTTAACTTTGGTTACCATTTTTGTAGACGAGAACTATCTTGCAGGATTACTATCTGTGCACGATTGTTGTCAGCATCATAGGTGATCCAAATGAGAACCTGTCCTAGGGTTGCGTTAGGGAAATATTTCATTGCACATTTATAACCCCCTTTTTTCCTGAAGGAAACCTATAACAGCTAAAACAAACTCCATCGTTGCCAAAATAACAGCcagttaaataattaaaaatgtagCCATGTAGTTATTAAAACTATATTGCATACTTCTCACTACAGCTCTATAatggaagaggcagctggagggatgtcgctcagtgctagagcacatgctttgtgtgtaaaaggtcccagtttcaatccccggcatctccaggtaggcctgagaAAGACCCCTgattgaaacctggagagccactgctacagacaatactgagctagatagcccAGTGATCGGACTCAGCATCAAGCAGCTTCCAAATTCCCAGAATGGCTAGAGTGTTGGTGGCTTAAATCAGGTCCATTGCTGCTTGCTCGGGAGGGTGATACGATGGTCCTAGAAATCTAACTACATTTCCATTGAAAGGCATGTGTCTGTGTAAGACCTTTGACAGCAACACAGCTTTCTCATCTGGGTATCTCACTTCCCCGGTGAAAACTGATTTTCAGTTTGGACATCTAAACAAGTAAACCACTGCCTGTATCTTTTTGATAATGAAATGACCTTCATTAATATAATGTTCATATCACAAGGATGAATCTGTGCACCAGGCAGCATTTCTTCCTTTTCCTCAACATGGGGCACAGTAGGCCTGTCAACGCTCTCTGGTGACACTGGATATTGGTGGGAGGAATTCTGCTCCTTTCCACatgaacccccctccccccaaatcggTCTGGAGAAGATGGGAACTCAGTTATTTCCCCTCAAATATTTGTGAATGTATGGGCTGTCCCTGTCTCTATTAATGGCTTCATTTTTAGTATGTATgttgtttaactgtattttaatttttgacgTTGTACCCTTCTGGATGTAGACTAGCACTGGGGAATCTTCTGCCCACAACAGGCCTCATTAGGCCCAACAAGCCATTTTggacaagccacacccacctgctctACACTTGCTGTCAGGTCGGGCAGGTAAAAAGGAGGCTGAGCTAGGCCAAAAGGACTTTCTGAAGTGgtgatgatcagctgatcattggtACTTTGGAGTGCTATATGGGACTCTTTACAAGGGGCTCTTTCCAGTACCCCTCCCATGGTGTCAATACACAGAAAAATGGGACATAAATGCTTTTAACAAATACACATGCTGTCCATTTGTAACTCATGAGGGATAAGCACAGTCTCCTTTGGGTGGAAACTGCCTCCCCATCAGGTAGTCCCTGTTATTCCTCTCAGGCCGTAGAAGAATGATGTAACACTTGGGGAAGAAGAGGCAAACCATCAAGCCAGCTCCAGAGACCAGGATGGCAAAGATCTCCACAGCTACTGTGTACTTCCCTGTGGCACTAAGATAGGATGGCACAAAGGAGACCCAGACAAAAATGAAGACCAGCATGCTAATGGCAATATGCTGGGCCTCGTTAAAAGCTGTTGGCAGCCGGCGGGCTGGGAAGGCCACCCCTAAGCTGATGGTGGCCAACAAGCCCAGGTACCCCAACATGATGTAGAAAAATGCCATGGAGCCTTTGTCACACTCCAGAGTCACATGAGATGCCCCATGTAGTGGATTCTGCGAtgggaatggggggcacacaGTTATCCAGAAGACACATACAGTGGCTTGGACGAGGGAGCAGCAAAGAGCACTAGCACTAGGGATCTTGTAATCCACCCACTGCTGGAAGAAGTTGCCAGGCTTGGAAGCTCTGAAAGACATCACCACAGTTACTGTCTTGGCCAGTGTTGCAGAGAGGCAAACAGCAAAGACCAGGCCAAAGGCAGCCTGGCGGAGGGAGCAAGTGATCTGGGATGGGCGTCCAAGGAACATCAGCGGACAGAGGAAACAGAGCGCTAGGGAGGTCAAAAGGAGGTAGCTGAGCTTACGATTGTTGGTCTTGACAATTGGTGTGTGGTGGTGCTGTATGAAGATCCATAAGATGGACAGCGAGAGGAAGAAGAGCAAGGAACCACAGGTAGCCAGCACTGCACCCAAGGCTTCCGTGTAGGACAAAAATCAAAGATTGTTGGGATGCACCCGTCTTGCTGCTCGTGAGGCCATTGCCCTGGAAGGCAGTCCCAGCAGGTGGCACTGTCTAGAAGAGAGGTGCATGCTGGGAAGTGAACACTCCTGTTCTTGGCATATCATATAGGATATGCTTCCTTTTAGGGTAGGGgtgtggaatctgtggccctccagacaacAATTCccttcatccctaaccattgaccatactggggctgatggaaaccgTAGCCCAGTAACAACTGAAGCGCCACAGATTATCCACCCCTGTTTTAGGGCATACAATAATATTAGGGATAGAGTCATATAGTAGCTAGAGGGATCACATTTATTATTCAGTCATTTGAAGCCTCCATCATTCAGAGGGACTCTTTCTATTTCCAATGAGCCATAGGCTGGGCAACCATTTTGGCTCCAAGGGCTACATGGAGCAGTGGGTCAGGGTTTCTTGCCTGTGGTGGATGGGGCTGGAGCTAGCCATGGGTGGGGCGTGCACTCTCCTTCCCCGAAACATATATACATACTtgcatatacacatgcacacacacaacctttgcccacacacacaatcagctgggcagcagggaagggggaagaCATGCAATGAGTGATCCCATTGCATACCTTTTACATGGAATTAAAGCCTTCCCATTTCAACTAGCTCACTAGCTAACTGGTGCTGGAAACAACAGAGGAGTGTGACATGTGTTGCCTGCATGCGTTATAAGCTGTAGGAGATGCTGCTTCAATCGAAATCCAGTGGAAAAGGAAGCACagtgcttcccccacccccaaagggaACTTCCACCATGTGCAGCTTTGCTGGTCTTGTTGCTGTAGCACTTTGATATGAAAAAAAGGCACAGTGAGCAAAATGATGCCTTCCATGTAATTCTTAAAGCAGGGTTTGAGAACCTGtgagtgaccctccagatattgttggactacaactcccatcatctctggcaattgactatgctggcttagggttgccaggttcatggcctgagactgatcctgtatctttaggagaagagaaagtcagccaagtgcaggtgttcttgcaactctgtaatgggaaaaaccacaaggtggaattctcccttccccctgcacagcttttaaagatacagaaggccgggcctggcaaccaagaggtgttctgtatctttaaaagttgtgcaaggggaagggagaattccaccttgtgttttttcccattgcagtattgcaagaacacctgcacttggctgactttctcttctcctaaagatacaggatcagtctcaggctatggacctggcaaccctatgctggctacaggttccctactcctgctttAATCAGGATCAGAAGCCTTCTCAAGCCTGCAGTAAGACTTGGGCCGGATGTGGGACATTGTAGTACAGGAAGTggtcctttttattgctgctgtccAGATTGTGGCCTCAAATTGATTCATATTGTCTCAGATGCTGGGATTGGGATGGGGATGAGGAGGCTGTCCATCCAGTAGTAATCATTACCCATCAAAAACTCAACATCAGTTAAAGTGGAGCATAGCCACTCACCTAGCAAAGGCACAATATGTATTTTCCAGGCTTCTTTACCTGTTTTACTGGCAAATTGTCCACTGGGACACCGTCGACAGTCATAGCAACAGTGTGGCTTCCCCTGCAAAGGCAACTTCCTGTATCCCGGGAGACAACTTTCTGTGCAGATTGAATGGGGCAcctaaaaggaaaaggaaaaggggagatATTCGTCAGGTTGTGTTTCTTGCCTAAGtgtttttatgtaattttattattgtgagTTGCCCCGGACTccttttggggaggaagggtgggttataaatctaaatgaacaaatgaatgagtgtagtaatatattcattcatttatagtaAGTATACAGCATACTGTATTTATGGAATATAGTGATAAAGTAAACCACCTCAAGTGACAAGGTGAAATCCAAATAGCTTAaatcagaacttggaagattacttttaaaaagtaataaattacagttacagttacatggcccaaaaaagtagtaattactgttgcaattacaactgctctgaaaataactgattactttacttttcctccaaagtaatcactacaattacatttcagttacttaaaaaaaacacctacaaggtgctggccttggctgctgcacatctaagtagcttaaaacaacattaaaataaacacacacatacagaggtagtagaataattctttttatccatacgatagcaatggtggtctctccgctggtaagggtggtggggagggaggctgaggccactactcagatctttgcacatcaaaccaagtgcaaccccccccgtcatccagccagcataatctctctcacttaactacctcccagaccctgccctgccaccaactaagggacactcactcaagcaaacattttcccctgagatgcaaaaaagttaaaatactgcatatgccacacagtagccagagagggtgggggaggccactttgtgtaccaagtgcaaacacagtcttctctctctctctctctctctctctctctctctctctcacacacacacacac
This DNA window, taken from Rhineura floridana isolate rRhiFlo1 chromosome 2, rRhiFlo1.hap2, whole genome shotgun sequence, encodes the following:
- the LOC133377952 gene encoding olfactory receptor 6Q1-like, producing the protein MQPPHENWTFVQEFVMMGFTGIKEGHLPLFGFFLVMYLLTLTENSILVLVVARERRLHTPMYFFLIHLSCLDIWYTSLTVPNMLVGFGSPGSRIISYSACLTQLYLFTFLGSTECFLLAAMAYDRYVAICVPLRYQEMVGRDTCLLLAAGSWLTGFLTPVLPICFMSQLTFCGPNVIDHFFCDVSPLLVLSRTDVSLKETVDFLVSLVVLLVSSFVIVVSYVRIITTVLKIHSLGGRRCAFSTCTAHLTVVSIFYGTLFFMYVCTKVASSVNLNKVVSVFYAIVTSVLNPLIYSLRNSEVKGALYRVISKRK